ccaaaaaaattaaaatttttaaaatttaaataattatcactaataTCTTTTAGAAACTTATCTTTACTAATTTTGgcattttagataaaaaatattacatgtaaaacgattttgaattttgaaaaatagccAATCGGCACTGCGTAGAGCCGACCGGCTCTATGTATAGTCAATTCGGCTGTGTGCAGACCGATTGACTTAAAGGGCAAAAAGTTCTAAAACTTTTGACAATTAGTCCTTAAACTTATAAAAACTGTCATTTCACctctcaaacttaatttttcttgcCAATTAGGTCTAAATTGATTATGGAatgtaattttgattcaattattctcAGTTTTAGCTTGGATTCGTCTGTCCTCAACCTTTTGAGACTCGAaaaaggcagtaactttcattatatgatttttcgtaattctctcgatatctaAATCCGGAAAATGGGGGCTGACatatttacaataatattattaaattactatatattttaatttgagttattaatataaaataaatatttccagttaaaaaatatcactctattgttatttttattatatattatggttaaattatataaaaagtaaaaattaagttaaacaACCATGTCTTAATCTAGTGAAATAATCTCGACATTAAGTTGACAAGTTCACTATCAATGAATAAAATCATGATAATCTTGTAtgttaaacataaaactttttATCAACTATTCAAAGAGATTAATacaagtaaattttttatttctaatatagtttaatttcaatgtataaaaaaataacttttatctatttattttatttaaaaatttaaaattacatttaataatattaaacaaaaaataagtgtttttaatatgtttagatttttttagaattaaattgtgctaaaaaaataaaagatataaacaaGTGAAagaatatcatatttattattttaaatagataCTAAATTTAACttgtgctaaaaataaaattttattttaatttaataataaaattaatttttgacaagtttgatacttgataataagtttaaaaataaaatttaaattttaaattactcGTTCAGTTTTTCACTTAACATAAAAGAGGAtagtagttagttttattaaaattaataggattttaatataataaaaaataatgtaaagaCTGAATCATATATTAGACTAAACTTATGGAGTCAATAATATCTAATTCTAaagattattgattattttcttgacTAAATTTATGGTGTTgatttaaaagagaaaaaaagttaaatttgtGGTGAAAGAGAATAATTTAAACCATCCTAGGAATGATGAGATGGCggaagattattttctaattttttttaaataaaatgtttgtgaattttttaattttttattgatttgttttattattattattattagtgaaatttttctgttttattatttgttagtgaaaaaatttaattaaattaaaattgagtttCCAATCATAAAACTACAATACATTCATAGCCTAACAAAATAAGTTCTAAATTTTAGATactaaaaactaatatttataaatataatttagtgGAAATTGTGAAACATGCATTAGAGTGAGTGCAAATTTGAATCTGTCTAACTCctaatagaaatttttatctatttactgaaaaaattaaaatcggatttatttatttgatcaCTTAGCGCAAATGTAGGAGGCAAATTAGCCCTTTTGCGCCACGTAAGAGTAGACTAGAGCCAATGGCAACGTCTAAATGGATAACTCAAAAAGAAAGGAACAATCAGTTGACACTGATAAAGGAGCTGCCAAagtatctttattttctcttcgCTGAAGAAAACACAGATAAAAGAAATGGCCACAATTTCATTCCCGCTCTCTGTTCGCTCTTTGTCCTCAGAACGTAGTCGTTTTCCAGTCCCACAGCTTCACCCAcccattaaaataatatgttctGGTATATCATAAGATCTTCACATTCTTTTATTCTTGTTTGGATgatgaatctgagaaatgtTATATGTTACCAATGTTTAATTGCTTAGAAATTTTCTTGCTTGAGAAGGCAGTGCAGATGGGTCTAAATCAAAGCCATTTAAGGAACTTCAAAGTGTGGCTTGTGGACTTCTTGCTGCTTGGGCTGTCACTTCTGCATCACCTGTAATAGCTGCTAGTCAGGTTGAATTTTGCatttcccaattgctctttaTGTTAGAATTTTCAGTTATCTTCTCAAATCAAGTATCTGTAATACTTTTTTGTGTTTGGTGCTTGGAAATTTTACATGATCAGGTTGTTCCGTTTTCATAGTCTTGATAAGTTTATTGAGTATACTAGAGAGATGCGAGTGTACTAGATTTTCATGGGAATTGTAatctctaaaattttatatgcgcttaatttttttttttttatgcacATAGGTATTATAAAAACAGAACGATGTTGTTTAgtcttgtttatttttctgttcATTATTCTAATTGGCTgctaaacaaataatttttagctGGATTTGTTACTAGTTGCAGCTCAAGTCATAGAGTATAGAATTTGACAATTATTTTCCCTTCCTTAGGTTTTTGACCGAAAATTTTGCAGAGGCTGCTTGTGTGTGGAACAAAGACTTCAAGTAGAATCTCACTGATTCAGTTACTAGTTTTCTCTAGTCAGTAGAGATACTGTAATGCCAACCAACGCTTTTGCTCAAATGACTAATCTCAGAAAATACATGCATTAGCCTATTAAAGTATCAATATGATAGTTTAGAAATGTCAATTTGTCCAATGCTGGCTGTGCACATGCAAATACAAACATAGAATCAAAATGGATCACGTCTTGCTACCTTGATGAATGTTGTGAGAATCCAGCATAGTGAGTTGGGCAAGCGGACAGGGTTCGGCTTTCCCTTAACTTCAAGAACAACAAAAGATACGTCTCAGAGTGAAAAACATTTGAAATTGTCGGGTGCCAATGTCTATACTACTAGTGCACGTCAGGTGGTTTCGAGCGTGGGTCTCTGGTGTTGCATTACACTCTGTCTTCTCCACTCAACGTCTTCTCTTTTCTGTTTCTATGTTTCTCTTTGTGTGCTTCAGGTGTGTATTGTCCTTTTTGATCTCATACTGAAACTTCAATATGTTTGATTTCCAGAGGCTGCCCCCACTCTCAACAGAGCCCAACCGCTGTGAGAAGGCATTTGTTGGGAACACAATAGGTCAAGCCAATGGTGTTTATGACAAGCCAATTGATCTTCGCTTCTGTGATTATACAAATGAAAAATCCAATCTAAAAGGGAAGTCTTTGGCAGCAGCACTTATGTCAGATGCCAAGTTTGATGGTGCTGATATGTCAGAGGTGGTGATGTCAAAGGCTTATGCTGTTGGAGCTAGCTTCAAGGGTAACTtttaaattcatctttagacTTGTATGCTGTATATTGTCCACACATAGATGATATGATTATATATGCAAAGTTCTAGTGTGGGAAACATGAAAGTGCCTCTATGTATTACTTCAGATAGAAACCTAGTCAAGAAATTGTTTAGTTGTCAAAGTACCAGCTTAGGTACTTTTCTCAAACAACATTTTGAAACCTTGAATCCATTTTTCCCATAGCTAAATGAGCACCCAAATTGTGGACTTAAGATACATTATAAGAACCATATCTTGTTTACTGCAAACAGCAAAGAAAGGTaaggaaaagggaaaagaaagtaCTTCCAACTTCTTAGTTGCTAAGGCAATGCCCGCACAAAACGATTTGACAACATAAGGAGTAGTCATCTGGAGGGCTGAGGGTTTACCCTTTACTGTCTCCTTATCTCATGTTACTGAGTCGAATGATGTCCTCGGGCGAATATCCCTTGCTTTGTTCTTTTTGGAAGGTAATTAGTATATACAACAAATAGATGCTCAAGCTTACAATGCAAATATAATAAGGACTGGTAATCTTAAGATATGTCAGTTGTATGAAGTGTTTTATATGTTCAGAGTTAATTCGCAGGCTGTAAATGATTCAGATGTTGCTGCAGTTTCATCTCTTATAAGCAATGCTTTTCTTGATTGAATGGAATGACAGTGAATACAACTATCTGCAGGTGTGGACTTCTCAAATGCTGTTTTAGATAGGGTTAACTTTGGGAAAGCGAATCTCCAAGGAGCTGTATTTAAGAATACTGTACTATCAGGCTCCACTTTTGACGAAGCTCAATTGGCGGATGCCGTTTTTGAGGACACCATAATAGGCTATATTGATCTTCAGAAGCTTTGTAAAAATACAAGTATTAATCTTGAAGGAAGAGAAATTCTGGGTTGTCGgtgattttatttcattttcttttctctattcttATGATTAAAGATGTCTGTTGATATCATAATCGACAATTATGTAGAGTGATATCCAGTTATATAGAGAACCATATTCACTAAAAGCAACCGGTGATTCTGATTCATAAATGTTTAATTACAGGCAACCAGTGATTTATTTGCAAAGGAGTTCGAATGCTggatatattaaataataactataGGATAGTGATTACACTACTTCAGATGTAGATTTatcgaaaagaaaaaaaggaaaaaataataagtaggGCGATTTTTCATCCTGTTCATCCGAGccaatcaaataaataaaactagaaTTAGTATACACACACTCTTTACCTCTTGTATTTTACCATATTATACTATGTATCTCTTGAGGTTGTAACATTATATTCTCTACCCCTACTACTATATTTCCATTACACTAATAGGTCCTTCTACTGGAATTTTCAGCAGTACTGTGAAAGTCAAATGTTTTAATGAGGGCCAAacaataatgaataattcttAAATGCCTTTACactatttatatgtttaatatgTTTGCAATCCTTAGTAAACCAAATATAAACCTGGTTGTCGTTGAAGTTGAAGATCTGGTGTTGCTTTTCTCTaatgaaaaactaaaattattatttcctGTACTTCTCTCTGTTCaatgtttgatgatattgaagaagaagatgatgaagatTGTTTCCTATTCAATCTTCTACTGCATGTAACGTACTTCTCACCTACTATATTAAACAGATTTCTATAATCTGTAGACTTAGGTCTCTCGCTTTCACAACAACAATCAATTGTTTAAACAAAGATAAACTTGGAATCAACAATGTCCAAGCCATGAGTTTGCATCAATGCTACCTCTATTGATGGCGGCCATGACTTTTTTTACGAACAATTGACTTTATTCGGTTCCATAAGGCTAAATCTAATATTCCATAAATCAATGAagattttttcatatttaaaaatgatggaaagagaaaagacaaagggagaaaaagagaaaaaaatttctacagaaatatctctttttataaaaataattatatttttacctcaaaaaaaaaaataattatatttttgcatcaatatctctttttaaaataattcttttctagagaacatatttataaaaatacgcTCAAGTGAAATATTCTAAAAGTCCACTAAATATTaaccatataaatatatatttttttaaatcacaCATCAATTACAATCAATAAAAAACCAACAAAATTatctaatttcaaaaaaattaaataaataaaaatcaatgaattaaattaaaatttaaacagaTATAGATtacacaataaataaaatgtcaaccaaatatcaataaaaaataaatcatactGCTCTTATATCAACCAAACGTCaacaaaagaatcattcaactaataaaatattttaaatttttaagagtatttttagtaatttaatctttatttattaagaatttactCAGgtgttgataaatattttaatctttaaacatctttaattgattaattattttaatatattaatgagtattattttaattttatgatttaatatattataattactttataACCCTCATAACTtcttactattattttaattaatattacttattttatgtaaattatttaagttaatatttttattttctttttatttcataattagtCTCATTTATGTATGTATGCATAACTTTATTTTgttagtattttaaattttgttttgatttaattcactttaatagatgaatatatattatttattattttagggtgatgttaaatttataagataataCTTTGGAGACCCAATTAAggaattatttttcaattagacaattgaaatttaaattgaatactTTAACTccaattaacaaaatatatatatatatatatatatatatatatatatatatatatatatatatattttggatATTGTAGCACATGTTTTATAGGGGAGggaacaaaattttaaaggGATGAAAATAACATTTTGGCCCCTTTCCTTTTCAAACACTCCTTTCTCTAATATACCCATAGTCGGTATCAGTACCCCTTTATTGGATCCaaatatcaaagaaaaaatagaaaaccctatgatgaaagttactacctttTCGGATCTCGGGAGGTGAAGGACATAAGAATCCAATGTTATGGTCGAGGTTAATCCAACTGAAATTacctttttgaaatcaatttagatctaattgtcagaaaaaaaaataagtttgacAGTCAAGACATCAGTTTTTACAAATTCAGGGACCTAATTGCAAGTTTTTCATAAACGTTTcctgtgtagagccgatcgactgTATATAGAGCCGATCTACATAGTGCAGATTGACTTTTTGGCACTCCAACATCATTTTTTTATGACGATGTCATATCTAGATAATATTCTAGAAGGTTCCCTTGACGATAATCATTGCTTtatcgataattatttaaaactttaaaaaataaaatgagataattattgatattccTAAATCTTTTTCGCTTTTTCTAGGGTTTCCTTTGAAAttctacctctataaatagaaagaggtatTTAAGGTTTTGAGGGGGAAATCAAGAATTGGAAATTAGCAGTACGCAAGATAAACATTTGAGAGacactgaaaaaaaaatagagagaaaatccagagagaaaagaaagaaaaacactaTCATTCTTAATCGTCCTTAGAAGATCCAAGCCACTGAAGAAAGGTCATTTTTGGAGACTTTTTTTTAATCGACAGAAGATTTTCAAAGCCAGATCCAGCACTGGATTCCTACTCAATCTTTGATTCAACTGCATCCTCATTGCCCGAGACTCATAGATCCAATATTCacggtgacaacttgagggttcctTCAATCAAtcattcatcatcatcataaaattggttctttcattcctttttttattttttttattttgtctttagaaacatgattaggattttgatCATTATGGTtagattagtttttttatttatttatgaatatacatGTTAATAAGGTTTTGaataatgataataagaacttagGATTTTGAAATCTGATATTTTGCTAGTTAgggttttagatttaattagaaacatgttatagtattaatgtttagattttttttattgtgtttaggTGATTAGATATGTCCTGATTTGCCTTCTGTTACTTTACattgtttatgtttttttaGTAGTTTAGGATTTTGATCGCTTGATAGTCTACCgttgttttgattttaatgttttcttttgtctttaaCTTAATGTttgacttttattttcttttattctaatcGAATTTCACTATTCATGCATGTGAAATTCGGCTCTCGAGATGCAAAACTGCACTAACGAACGATGAAAATCAGCCTGGGAACCTAGAGCCGATCAGTTGTTCAAGCCAGACTCTGatttttgtgttttcttttaggatttttgatgtacttttagtttatatataattttaggtCCTTTCCTTTTTGCCATCGTAGTTGTAGGcgggttgtaataattaaattttactttctatttattttatttatttttatttattgtatatttaCTAAATATGTGATTgaatgattgattaattaaaatggccCACATAGACTTAGGACTAAAAACTAATCCAATATGAATTTGGTAGTCTAATAGGCTAATAAACTTTAACTGGGttaaaaactctaaaatccaAGTAGACTTAGTGGTCTTTCGTATGATTAGTTAGGGCTTGGACTTAAGCAGATTTAGGATCACCTTGAATAGGCCtcatcataataagtagttcATTAGGCTTAAAAGTTAGAAAATTCAAGAGCATAATcggtaattgggctagactagaaGGGTCTTGTACATAATTGAGCAGTAAGAtagattaataacttaaaCATGGGCTGGGctcgaataaaaataaactagaCTTAGGTGTGTTATGCGTACTATATGGCGTGCTTGTGTAtaaattgcttgcatttataggaaataatttgttaaacaataaaattaaagaccaatatacataaataaggaagttggcttctagATCCATCTCTGGACTCTGTgacgtaagcttccttatagaatctGAGAAACGTTACTCATCAGTAAAAGTGTTTCCGATGATTACCGGGGTGGCGATTCCCATCTCCGCGCTAGTcttagtgactagttagcgtgttcccgaataggttgaaaagccttatatTGCCATAATCACCAAAGACAATTGGGTGCGCGTCCGAAATCGCGTCCACAGTGGCGACTCCGCTGGAGATAAGAGAAGTGATTCTAGtgtatgtttgtctttaattttattatttaataaattattcttgcatcactacactTTCACATACTGTACACTTTAGTCCCTATAGTCCCGATGGCGTCGGCTAGTGGTTCTTTGGTTTCACTTAAATTCTAGAATTGCGACACTCGCtaccatcactcacaagtaatgaCTGTATTTCCTTCGtcgcatggacccttgagtAGGGTGACGAGCCAAGGAAGAATACTTTTTGCTTATGGGAGCCTTTTATTCTTACTCAAGACTAAGCTCATGGTAATGGTCGTAGTAATCTCCTATAATTACCCTGTTGCTTGCTATATGAGATGTTTTTCCTTGTAAGTGTTTCAAGCCCAAGTACTGAAAAGGCCATGGCCCAATATGGAACTAGGCTCTAGGCCCAAAATATGCAGACTTTTATATTTACACTGAGAAACATCaccttatttattttattccacTATTAGAGCTTATGGCAATGTCAGGCGTGGTTCCCAGATCGTCGAGCATGGTTCCCATAATCAGTGAGCGCAGTTCCTATAATCAGCGGGTGTGGTTCCTAAAATTAGACAGGCATGGTTCTCAAATTAGACGCGCATGGTTCCCAAATTAGATgggcgtggttcccaaattagatgggcgtggttcccaaatcagacatgcgtggttcccaaatcatcGGGTGTGGCTCCCAAATCAAATGGGTGTGGTTCCCAGATTATCGGGTGTAGTTCCCAAATTAACGGACGTAGTTCCTAAATTAACGGATGTAGTTCCCAAACACTAGTATAGCTTCTGGAAAGCATCAAAACAAGTCAAATTGTGCCCCGAGATAAAGGAttagtgagtctaattatggtacccatggatgaattcttaaccgaattcggtttctctctctcgataaccaaattcctaaacctaataacctaaagttggaatctcttcctaacgattgattcttaaattagcattaagctttaatccgccccTATTAaactttgttaattcttaatccggctagttaattatccttatctctaagagattattaaccagttcttgctattcaaaattccaattgccaaatggacttctcaatcacacaaagcaatctaaacacacaattcacaacgtctcatgaactgaaagcaagaagaataaaaaactaacccaaacaatccaacaatataatactaagccaacatagtaaagaaatcccaatggatttaatcaatctagctaatcatgttcattatcaaaatccacaagaatataattacaataaagagtaaaggtagagaaaacccgattacacccttggatgagagtaaacagctccaattcctcttgcttgaattgaatcgattcttgttcctcttgctcgatttgaaaaccaatcaacgaacctcacccaatcttcaatctttgaaggaaatccaattgaaacaTTGATTCAAGTCTCCTCTTTCCTTGGTTTTAGCTTAGAAAACccctagagagagaaaaattagggtttgggacgttctctcccgctcttcttctttctttcctctcttttttcttttaattaattccccctgtcgccgccaacatggccgtgttgatgcccgtgttcccaacacggtatggtgtttatgcccgtgttactctctgtggtcgtgctccttaaaaacttctttttctctgatgtttgatgcacccaacacggccgtgttgggaacacgaccgtgttcagcttcctcttgcgcatacttagcttgtttcggcagctttgatgtccaattatgcttcaattcttccctttatcattctttgacttcttttggacctaatgcacacaaatagacgcatagggtgagttttgggaccaattcacatctaaatgtccataaaatcaatcttaaaaaaccccatttagatgtgtgtattttacgtacatcaaataaccccatacttagctcattgcttgtcatcaagcaatcaaaagtaaaataaggaaaatgaaccactaaggaacaacattTAAACTGatagacaagctagagagctcctgcacatatccttaacaagcgtaagtcaaacaaaaaaaaaagaaagcaatcaattcaagtatcacaaccaagatgccaataattcataaaatattgtctcaataaaattattcagaactaactcctcaccagattcactctaaatcactcaaagtgtttaaagggtagtgtttaatcactcaatgcatcaactactgccttacttactatatgcttgctttTAAATCCTACTcttaccacttatggagagtcaacaaccatgtcaagaggtttttataagggttgtaatggggattaggtaggggtaggtaaatttggtaagagttgaacctatggtgttctgcaatgaaatacatgacctgcacacaagccacaatgatcacaacGGGTAAgcaatggacagtagtccaaggtgggaaataggaatcaagtcaaaatgtttagcttacttactttctttcttttcatcacctttccttcttattcttctatttattttttttcttttttttttcataagggaagaacattcacataatagagtgaatttcttttggattgaagaaagctgctataagattccacactattcccaagacaaaaattctcaataaaaacaaatcatgtgcagaatcataacccaaagcagaataaaactaagtggcaatgaaatatgataaaaaaaatggtgaaagagggggttatctacagaatcaataaacgaatgatggctatttggctagaatgaaaaacctaagtgcctctatcataccaaagtgttaaactctccttgtggccctcataagcattaccgagcaagttctaaaagtaaagacagtaattggcactctcaataagaaataaatacaagcatataaagtgtatgcttacaatttaggctcaatttctcacaagtgtgcttttgagtaggttccaaacaaaaatcatcaaaacagaattaaataaaccaaagcaacttagtgcagaactcaa
The Ricinus communis isolate WT05 ecotype wild-type chromosome 1, ASM1957865v1, whole genome shotgun sequence DNA segment above includes these coding regions:
- the LOC8275065 gene encoding thylakoid lumenal 17.4 kDa protein, chloroplastic, producing the protein MATISFPLSVRSLSSERSRFPVPQLHPPIKIICSGSADGSKSKPFKELQSVACGLLAAWAVTSASPVIAASQRLPPLSTEPNRCEKAFVGNTIGQANGVYDKPIDLRFCDYTNEKSNLKGKSLAAALMSDAKFDGADMSEVVMSKAYAVGASFKGVDFSNAVLDRVNFGKANLQGAVFKNTVLSGSTFDEAQLADAVFEDTIIGYIDLQKLCKNTSINLEGREILGCR